In Clostridium sp. DL-VIII, the following proteins share a genomic window:
- a CDS encoding sugar porter family MFS transporter → MKMKVGNSIIYVFGALSGLLFGYDTGVISGAILFIQDQMHLDSWQQGWVVSSVLLGAILGSAIIGPMSDKYGRKKLILLSSIIFLLGALGSAFSPEFWTLILSRIVLGIAVGASSALIPTYLAELSPADKRGSMSSLFQLMVMTGILLAYVTNYTFSNVYSGWRLMLGFAAIPAAVLFLGAIILPESPRFLVKDKRFDEAKSVLAKMNGYNENAVKNELAEIKKQAEIKSGGIKELFGEFVHPALVIGFGLAIFQQIMGCNTVLYYAPTIFTNVGFGVEAALLAHIGIGIFDVIVTIIAVMIMDKVDRKKMLIYGAIGMGLSLMVMSLSMKFSNGSFTASIICVVALTVYIAFFSATWGPVMWVMIGEVFPLNIRGLGNSFSSVVNWTANMMVSLTFPSLLNYFGTGSLFIGYGIVCFISIWFVSSKVFETRNRSLEEIEATLRARSGKEKQQATYNVLNVTNKIEG, encoded by the coding sequence ATGAAAATGAAAGTTGGTAATTCTATAATATATGTTTTTGGTGCACTTAGTGGTCTCTTGTTTGGTTATGATACTGGAGTTATTTCAGGTGCAATTCTTTTTATTCAAGATCAAATGCATCTTGACTCATGGCAGCAAGGATGGGTTGTTAGTTCTGTATTGTTAGGTGCTATTCTTGGCTCTGCAATTATAGGACCTATGTCGGACAAGTATGGACGTAAAAAATTAATCTTACTATCATCTATAATTTTTCTTTTAGGTGCGCTTGGTTCAGCGTTTTCACCAGAATTTTGGACACTAATCTTATCACGTATTGTTCTTGGTATTGCAGTTGGAGCTTCATCTGCGTTAATTCCAACATATTTAGCAGAGTTATCACCAGCTGATAAGCGTGGATCAATGTCAAGCTTATTTCAATTAATGGTAATGACAGGAATATTATTAGCTTATGTTACAAATTATACTTTCTCTAACGTATATAGTGGATGGCGTTTGATGCTAGGTTTTGCTGCTATTCCAGCTGCGGTTCTATTTTTGGGCGCTATTATATTGCCAGAAAGTCCACGATTCTTAGTTAAGGATAAACGATTTGATGAAGCTAAAAGCGTTTTAGCAAAAATGAATGGATACAATGAAAATGCTGTTAAGAATGAACTTGCAGAGATTAAAAAACAAGCTGAAATTAAAAGTGGTGGAATTAAAGAATTATTCGGTGAATTTGTTCATCCAGCATTGGTGATTGGCTTTGGTTTAGCAATTTTTCAGCAGATTATGGGTTGTAATACGGTTCTTTACTATGCACCAACTATCTTTACTAATGTTGGCTTTGGTGTTGAAGCAGCCTTACTTGCACATATAGGAATTGGTATATTTGATGTTATTGTTACTATTATAGCTGTTATGATTATGGATAAAGTTGACCGCAAAAAGATGCTGATTTATGGTGCTATTGGAATGGGACTTTCTTTAATGGTGATGAGTCTTTCAATGAAATTCTCAAATGGTTCCTTTACTGCATCAATTATTTGTGTTGTTGCATTAACTGTGTATATAGCATTCTTTTCAGCTACTTGGGGTCCAGTAATGTGGGTTATGATAGGAGAGGTTTTCCCTTTAAACATTCGTGGCTTAGGAAATTCATTTAGTAGTGTTGTTAATTGGACTGCAAACATGATGGTATCGTTGACATTTCCATCATTATTAAATTACTTCGGGACTGGAAGTTTATTTATAGGTTACGGTATTGTTTGTTTTATTTCAATATGGTTTGTTTCTTCAAAGGTGTTTGAAACACGTAATCGTTCTCTTGAGGAAATTGAAGCTACCCTCCGCGCACGCTCTGGAAAAGAGAAACAACAAGCTACATACAATGTATTAAATGTCACTAATAAAATTGAGGGATAA
- a CDS encoding magnesium transporter CorA family protein produces MIQIYKSESESNSTLKLIDTIENGSWINIIAPSDDELILVSKKTGVTLEFLKAALDDEETSRIDVEDDSLLIIVDIPFTEMEDNSLTYDTYPLAIIHTDRQLITVCLKNSKVLTDFANNKIKSFYTFKKSRFTLQILNRVSTYYLLYLRQIDKKSLMIEKRLHKSMKNRELIQLHSLEKSLVYFSTSLKANEITLEKMLKLDLVQKYEEDKDVLEDVIIENKQAIEMTEIYSNILASTMDFFASVISNNLNIVMKVLASVTILMAIPTIIGGVFGMNIPLPLSENDPHAFSIVMGLTLGICALVAFILYKKDMFR; encoded by the coding sequence TTGATTCAAATTTATAAAAGTGAAAGTGAATCCAATTCTACTCTAAAATTAATAGATACAATCGAAAATGGATCTTGGATAAACATAATCGCTCCATCTGACGATGAGTTGATACTAGTATCAAAAAAAACAGGAGTTACTCTTGAATTTTTAAAAGCAGCTCTAGATGATGAAGAGACCTCACGTATTGATGTTGAAGATGATTCACTATTAATAATAGTGGATATTCCTTTCACCGAGATGGAAGATAACTCATTGACATATGATACATATCCATTGGCTATAATACATACTGATAGACAGTTGATAACTGTTTGCTTAAAAAACAGTAAAGTATTAACTGATTTTGCTAATAATAAAATAAAATCATTTTATACTTTTAAGAAATCAAGATTTACATTACAAATTCTAAATAGAGTTTCCACTTATTACTTATTATATTTGCGCCAAATTGATAAGAAGAGCTTAATGATAGAAAAAAGACTCCATAAATCTATGAAAAATAGAGAACTGATACAGCTACATTCTTTGGAAAAATCTCTTGTTTATTTTTCTACATCATTAAAAGCTAATGAAATAACATTAGAGAAAATGTTAAAGCTTGATTTAGTGCAAAAATATGAAGAAGATAAAGACGTATTAGAAGACGTCATTATTGAAAATAAACAAGCTATAGAAATGACTGAAATTTATAGTAATATATTAGCTAGTACAATGGATTTCTTTGCTTCTGTAATATCTAATAATTTAAATATTGTAATGAAAGTTTTAGCTTCCGTCACAATACTTATGGCAATACCAACTATAATCGGTGGAGTTTTTGGTATGAATATCCCATTACCTTTATCTGAAAATGATCCACATGCATTTTCAATAGTTATGGGTCTAACCTTAGGAATATGCGCACTTGTCGCTTTCATATTATACAAAAAAGACATGTTTAGATAA
- a CDS encoding sigma factor G inhibitor Gin, whose product MKDINKSCFMCGKSDCDGIIINGEKICKACEEKIVRTTITDSNYDVYKDELKLILFNEHVKVQLKKE is encoded by the coding sequence ATGAAGGATATAAATAAATCATGTTTTATGTGCGGGAAAAGTGATTGTGATGGTATAATAATAAATGGAGAAAAGATTTGCAAAGCATGTGAAGAAAAAATTGTAAGGACAACCATAACAGATTCTAATTATGATGTCTACAAGGATGAACTCAAGTTAATTCTATTTAATGAACATGTTAAGGTACAATTGAAAAAGGAATAG
- the tmk gene encoding dTMP kinase translates to MKNGLFIVFEGGEGTGKTTAIDEIYNWIISNNLKCIKTREPGGIKISEQIRQVILSKENNLMDGRTEALLYAAARRQHLVEKVIPALDEGIIVLCDRFIDSSLAYQGYARNLGIDEVMSINKFAIGKYMPDISILFDLDPKIGLDRINSNDSREINRLDLEKLDFHEKVREGYNIIYENNKERIIKIDASVSKENVVKQIKDILRLKIWTNIN, encoded by the coding sequence ATGAAAAACGGTTTATTTATAGTTTTTGAGGGTGGAGAGGGTACCGGAAAAACAACAGCAATTGATGAAATATATAACTGGATTATTAGTAATAATCTTAAGTGTATAAAAACTAGAGAACCCGGCGGAATTAAAATATCAGAGCAAATAAGACAAGTTATTTTAAGTAAAGAAAACAATCTAATGGATGGTAGAACAGAAGCGCTACTTTATGCTGCAGCAAGAAGACAGCATCTTGTAGAAAAAGTAATACCAGCATTAGATGAAGGAATAATAGTTCTTTGTGATAGATTTATAGATTCTTCATTAGCATATCAAGGGTATGCAAGGAATCTAGGTATTGATGAAGTTATGAGTATAAATAAATTTGCAATTGGAAAATATATGCCTGATATATCAATATTGTTTGATCTTGATCCTAAAATTGGATTAGATAGGATTAATAGTAATGATTCTAGAGAAATTAACAGATTAGATCTGGAAAAATTAGATTTTCATGAAAAAGTCAGAGAAGGGTATAATATTATCTACGAAAATAATAAGGAAAGAATTATAAAGATAGATGCAAGTGTGTCAAAAGAAAATGTAGTGAAACAAATTAAGGATATCTTAAGGCTTAAAATATGGACAAATATAAACTAA
- a CDS encoding cyclic-di-AMP receptor codes for MKLIIAIVQDEDSRNVIEALTEENYRVTKLATTGGFLKSGNTTLMVGIEEERVQAVIAVIKKICKERKETLVTQTTLGGSEGGYMQQYPVQINVGGATVFVIDVDQFVKI; via the coding sequence ATGAAACTGATAATTGCAATTGTTCAGGATGAAGATTCAAGAAATGTTATAGAGGCATTAACAGAAGAAAACTATAGGGTTACTAAATTAGCAACTACGGGTGGCTTTTTAAAGTCTGGTAATACTACACTAATGGTAGGAATTGAAGAAGAAAGAGTTCAGGCTGTCATTGCTGTGATTAAAAAAATATGTAAAGAAAGAAAAGAAACGTTAGTTACGCAAACTACTCTAGGAGGAAGTGAAGGCGGATATATGCAGCAGTATCCTGTACAAATTAATGTTGGAGGAGCAACTGTATTTGTAATTGATGTCGATCAATTCGTAAAAATATGA
- a CDS encoding DNA polymerase III subunit delta', translated as MRKIIGHKEIIDSINNRKLNDSFSHANLIVGNDGIGKSIIARYLSNEIIRPKNDVESVDIVKYVPSSISFGVDDVRKIIDEVNKKPYEGDKKVLILYRCDKLTVQAQNALLKTIEEPPKGVYLILLSDSLEIILDTIKSRCQIYKLTPLNKEEISMYMEDKYIDIPSEDKKSAMAYSAGVPGNIDKFISDQNLKKLRNTCIELFEDILKREQSFVLKYEELLKDSKDDRFELLNILLSYIRDIMLFKELNGSELIVNFDKIHKMKDIARGMSYKKLNSMLEYITEARRNFNSNTNYSMTISVLLMGFAEV; from the coding sequence TTGAGAAAAATAATTGGCCATAAGGAAATTATTGATAGTATAAATAATAGAAAATTAAATGACTCATTTTCTCATGCAAATTTAATAGTTGGAAATGACGGAATCGGGAAAAGTATAATAGCTAGATACCTTTCGAATGAGATTATAAGACCCAAAAATGATGTAGAAAGTGTTGATATTGTAAAATATGTACCTTCATCTATTTCGTTTGGAGTTGATGACGTAAGAAAAATAATAGATGAAGTCAATAAAAAGCCATACGAAGGAGATAAGAAGGTATTAATATTATATAGATGCGATAAACTAACAGTTCAAGCACAAAATGCATTGCTTAAGACAATCGAGGAACCTCCAAAGGGAGTATATTTAATATTGCTTAGCGATTCGTTAGAAATAATATTAGATACGATTAAATCTCGTTGTCAAATATATAAATTAACTCCATTGAATAAAGAAGAAATTTCAATGTACATGGAAGATAAGTATATAGATATACCTTCAGAAGATAAAAAATCTGCAATGGCATATAGTGCAGGAGTGCCAGGAAATATAGATAAATTTATAAGTGATCAAAACTTAAAAAAATTAAGAAATACATGCATAGAATTATTTGAGGATATTTTAAAAAGGGAACAAAGCTTTGTATTAAAATATGAGGAATTACTAAAAGATTCAAAAGATGACAGATTTGAACTACTAAATATACTTCTGTCATATATAAGAGATATTATGCTTTTTAAAGAACTTAATGGTAGTGAACTTATTGTTAATTTTGATAAAATCCATAAAATGAAAGATATAGCAAGAGGAATGTCTTATAAAAAATTAAATAGTATGTTAGAATACATAACAGAAGCTAGAAGAAATTTTAATAGTAATACAAACTATTCAATGACCATAAGTGTTCTTCTTATGGGATTTGCGGAGGTATAA
- a CDS encoding stage 0 sporulation family protein, which yields MINVIGVRFKKAGKIYYFSPSELPIKKGDYAIVETARGVEFGECVIGTKEIKEEDIVSPLKNVIRIADENDINKHKENKAKEKEALDICLVKIQEHKLDMKLIDVEYTFDNHKVIFYFTADGRVDFRELVKDLATIFKTRIELRQIGVRDEAKMVGGLGPCGRSMCCSTFLGDFASVSIKMAKEQNLSLNPTKISGICGRLMCCLNYEQTTYEGIRKRLPKVGAIVKTEFGNGEVVSNSIVKEIVKVRIRKGDEDVVEEFKITDVELVSGKYEDTIDENNIKLIVESEEDKTLIKNLINEK from the coding sequence ATGATAAATGTTATAGGAGTAAGATTTAAGAAAGCAGGAAAAATATATTATTTTAGTCCATCAGAATTACCTATAAAAAAAGGTGATTATGCAATAGTAGAAACAGCTAGAGGAGTAGAGTTTGGTGAATGTGTTATAGGAACCAAAGAGATAAAAGAAGAAGATATAGTATCACCATTAAAGAATGTTATTAGAATAGCGGACGAAAATGATATTAATAAGCATAAAGAAAATAAGGCTAAAGAAAAAGAAGCATTGGATATATGCTTAGTTAAAATTCAAGAACATAAATTAGATATGAAATTAATTGATGTAGAATATACATTTGATAATCATAAAGTTATATTTTATTTCACAGCAGACGGCAGAGTTGATTTTAGAGAACTAGTCAAGGATCTAGCGACTATATTTAAGACTAGAATAGAACTAAGACAAATAGGGGTAAGGGATGAAGCTAAGATGGTTGGAGGTCTTGGACCATGTGGAAGATCAATGTGCTGCTCTACATTTTTAGGAGATTTTGCTTCAGTATCTATAAAGATGGCAAAGGAACAAAACCTTTCATTAAATCCAACTAAGATATCAGGTATATGTGGAAGATTAATGTGCTGCCTAAATTATGAGCAAACGACATATGAGGGAATAAGAAAGAGATTGCCTAAAGTTGGAGCTATTGTCAAAACTGAATTCGGAAACGGAGAAGTTGTAAGTAATTCAATAGTTAAGGAAATTGTTAAGGTACGTATTAGAAAAGGTGATGAGGATGTTGTCGAGGAGTTTAAAATAACAGATGTAGAACTTGTGTCTGGAAAATATGAAGATACAATTGATGAAAATAACATAAAGTTAATAGTGGAATCAGAAGAAGATAAGACATTAATAAAGAATCTTATTAACGAGAAATAG
- a CDS encoding heavy-metal-associated domain-containing protein has translation MKSVITICNMESHQDANIIQETIVNNSGVIAIEISLGKKEITVIYNETFLNIEKIVNSIEDLGYIVI, from the coding sequence ATGAAATCTGTTATTACGATTTGTAATATGGAATCGCACCAAGATGCTAATATAATTCAGGAAACCATTGTTAATAATTCAGGAGTAATCGCTATAGAGATATCACTAGGAAAAAAAGAAATAACAGTAATATATAATGAAACTTTTTTAAATATTGAGAAAATTGTAAATTCAATAGAGGATTTGGGATATATAGTAATCTAA
- a CDS encoding 4Fe-4S binding protein — MAFVINDSCVSCGACAGECPVSAITQGDSQYVIDADTCIDCGNCANVCPVGAPNQE; from the coding sequence ATGGCATTTGTAATTAATGATTCATGCGTTAGTTGTGGAGCATGTGCTGGAGAATGTCCAGTTAGCGCTATAACTCAAGGGGATTCTCAATACGTTATCGATGCAGATACTTGCATTGATTGTGGAAACTGTGCGAATGTTTGCCCAGTAGGAGCTCCAAACCAAGAATAA
- a CDS encoding MBL fold metallo-hydrolase produces MQIIWYGHSCFIIKTPTGKRILIDPFNDNLGYDNNFPKCDLITLSHNHFNRLLLNNYNNLTKVINEIGAIDMNFIKLEGFNSFHDKCNGLKRGSNIIYTFRTDKYSICHLGHLGHIPSSLTLEKLRNIDILLIPIGGHFTLNGFEAAKLCKLISPKYIIPMQYKTNKTSLYLDDPKNFIISMKHIKKIKSNILDISTLDLNCGSQCILLTPPSS; encoded by the coding sequence ATGCAGATAATCTGGTATGGACATTCATGTTTTATTATAAAAACACCTACTGGTAAGCGGATTCTTATTGATCCATTTAATGATAATCTTGGATATGATAACAATTTTCCGAAATGCGACTTGATAACCCTTAGTCATAATCATTTTAATCGCTTATTACTAAATAATTATAATAACCTAACCAAAGTTATTAATGAAATTGGAGCTATTGATATGAATTTTATAAAATTAGAAGGCTTTAATTCATTTCATGATAAATGTAATGGATTAAAAAGAGGTTCGAATATTATTTATACATTTAGAACTGATAAATATTCTATATGTCATTTAGGACATTTAGGGCATATACCTTCTTCATTAACTTTAGAAAAACTAAGAAATATTGATATTTTACTTATTCCAATTGGTGGTCACTTTACATTAAACGGATTTGAAGCCGCAAAACTCTGTAAATTAATTTCACCTAAATACATAATTCCTATGCAATATAAGACTAATAAAACATCTTTATATCTAGATGACCCTAAAAATTTTATTATATCCATGAAGCATATAAAAAAAATCAAATCAAATATATTAGATATTTCAACATTAGACTTAAATTGTGGGTCACAATGTATATTGCTAACACCACCTAGCAGCTAG
- a CDS encoding CtsR family transcriptional regulator, translating into MARLSDIIEDFIKQMFNENRDNVIFIQRNELADQFRCAPSQINYVLTTRFTYERGYLIESKRGGGGHIAIKQLEYDDSNKREEIINQSIGDTITYHNANALLNHLLESGVIEERECEIMKMAINDRSLTSAENKNKVRADILKAMIMIILS; encoded by the coding sequence ATGGCAAGACTTTCAGATATAATAGAAGATTTCATAAAGCAAATGTTTAATGAAAATCGAGATAATGTGATCTTTATACAAAGAAATGAGCTGGCAGATCAATTTAGGTGTGCACCATCTCAGATCAATTATGTATTAACTACTAGATTTACTTACGAAAGAGGATACTTAATCGAAAGTAAAAGAGGTGGCGGTGGACATATTGCTATTAAGCAGTTAGAATATGATGATTCTAATAAAAGAGAAGAGATAATAAATCAAAGCATAGGAGATACAATAACATATCATAATGCAAATGCTTTGCTTAATCATTTGTTGGAATCTGGAGTTATTGAAGAACGAGAATGTGAAATAATGAAAATGGCAATAAATGATAGAAGTTTAACTTCAGCCGAAAATAAAAATAAGGTACGAGCTGATATTTTAAAGGCAATGATTATGATAATTTTATCTTAA
- a CDS encoding UvrB/UvrC motif-containing protein: protein MLCEKCKKNEAKINLITVMNGQKHEIWLCENCAKDIANIPFFSPIMQNINFPFQGVLSELLTNADSNKTNIDSSKVKEIVCPSCGLTYDEFKKTGRLGCSECYEEFKVVLEPRIKSLQAGVKHVGKVPKIKGKELVQKRKLKDLKEEMQKLIVAEEYERAAIVRDEIKKLELCILENNIKETINTKEGDCHE, encoded by the coding sequence ATGTTATGTGAAAAATGTAAAAAAAATGAAGCAAAGATAAACTTAATTACAGTAATGAATGGGCAAAAGCATGAAATTTGGTTATGTGAAAATTGTGCAAAGGACATAGCTAATATTCCATTTTTCAGTCCTATTATGCAAAATATAAATTTTCCATTTCAAGGAGTATTGTCGGAGCTATTAACTAATGCAGATAGTAATAAAACTAATATAGATAGTAGTAAAGTAAAAGAAATTGTTTGCCCAAGTTGTGGGTTAACCTATGATGAATTTAAAAAAACAGGAAGATTAGGCTGTTCTGAGTGTTATGAAGAATTTAAGGTTGTACTTGAGCCAAGGATAAAGAGTTTACAGGCGGGAGTAAAACATGTAGGGAAAGTGCCTAAAATCAAGGGAAAAGAATTAGTTCAGAAGCGAAAGCTTAAAGATCTAAAGGAAGAAATGCAAAAATTAATAGTTGCTGAAGAATATGAAAGAGCAGCAATTGTAAGAGATGAAATAAAAAAATTAGAGTTATGTATTTTAGAAAATAATATTAAAGAAACAATAAATACTAAGGAGGGGGATTGCCATGAATAG
- a CDS encoding protein arginine kinase: MNSWINKSEGSEAVLTSKILLSRNFSNLPFPNKLNYIKGRESGKNIYNFLKNELTDEEITLYEVWNIKEELSKQYLEKDLISEELLKNSDKGAFILNDNETFSIMINEKDHIVLQCISEGLNLEEAFSKATDIDDKIEKNLDYAFDETLGYLTSSPENIGTGLRASVVLHLPALTMSEEIKNISKNLSKMGMGIKGLHLEGTKVYGNLYRIFNKISLGLTESNIINKLKEAILNTIAEENKFREILINKCRHELEDRVYRAYGILKHAVLLDSKETVDLLSNLRLGAELSIIDIELRKIDNLFRLTSNASLQNYLGRVLDEKESKYERAKLVKEILT, from the coding sequence ATGAATAGCTGGATTAATAAGAGTGAAGGCAGTGAAGCTGTACTAACAAGTAAAATATTATTATCTAGAAATTTTAGCAATTTGCCTTTTCCTAATAAATTGAATTATATAAAAGGTCGAGAAAGTGGGAAAAATATATATAATTTTCTTAAAAATGAATTAACCGATGAAGAAATTACATTATATGAAGTTTGGAATATAAAAGAAGAATTAAGTAAACAATATTTAGAAAAGGATCTAATTAGTGAAGAGCTTCTAAAAAATTCAGATAAAGGAGCATTCATATTAAATGATAACGAGACTTTTAGTATTATGATAAATGAAAAGGATCATATTGTTCTTCAATGTATAAGTGAAGGGTTGAATTTAGAGGAAGCTTTTAGTAAGGCCACTGATATTGACGATAAAATAGAGAAAAACTTAGATTATGCATTTGATGAAACTCTTGGATATTTAACATCATCTCCAGAGAATATCGGAACAGGATTAAGAGCTTCTGTGGTATTGCATTTGCCTGCACTTACCATGAGTGAAGAGATTAAAAATATTTCTAAGAATCTTAGTAAAATGGGTATGGGCATTAAAGGCCTTCATTTAGAAGGCACAAAGGTTTATGGAAATTTATATAGAATATTCAATAAAATATCATTAGGATTAACAGAAAGTAATATAATAAATAAATTAAAAGAGGCAATATTAAATACGATAGCAGAAGAAAACAAATTCAGAGAAATATTGATTAACAAATGCAGACATGAATTAGAAGATAGGGTATATAGAGCATATGGAATTTTAAAGCATGCAGTTCTATTGGATTCCAAAGAAACTGTAGATTTGTTGTCTAATCTTAGATTAGGAGCAGAATTATCAATAATAGATATTGAATTAAGAAAAATAGATAACTTATTTAGACTTACAAGCAATGCCTCACTGCAAAATTATTTGGGAAGAGTTTTAGATGAAAAAGAGAGTAAATATGAAAGAGCAAAGCTTGTAAAGGAAATATTGACATAA